In one window of Rhodopseudomonas palustris HaA2 DNA:
- a CDS encoding acyl-CoA dehydrogenase family protein, translated as MALVLTEEQTMLRDSARGLIGDKAPIAHLRKLRDERDATGFSRELWKSFTEMGFAGLLVPEEFGGSGLGCVEAGVVMEEIGRNLTPSPFLSTAVLAASALARGGSDAQKKAYLPKIADGSLIAALAVDEGAKHRPTKIALQATRAGNGFKLKGAKALVVDGHVADLLIVAARSAGNPGDVDGLTLFLVDPKAKGVSIERTVMVDAHNAARISLDNVEVDTDHVLGEVDRGGALLEGVLNVGRAAVAAEMLGVADEAFGRTVAYLKERKQFGKLIGEFQALQHRAAHLYTEIEIVRAAVLKALQAIDTDPENAGFAVSVAKAKAGTVATLAVQEGVQMHGGMGMTDQFDVGLFMKRARVLQELFGDANYHAEALAAWKKY; from the coding sequence ATGGCACTCGTCCTCACCGAAGAACAAACCATGCTGCGCGATTCGGCGCGCGGGCTGATCGGCGACAAGGCTCCGATCGCGCATTTGCGCAAGCTGCGCGACGAACGCGACGCCACCGGTTTCTCCCGCGAGCTGTGGAAGAGCTTCACCGAGATGGGCTTCGCCGGCCTCCTGGTGCCGGAAGAGTTCGGCGGCTCCGGGCTCGGCTGCGTCGAGGCCGGCGTGGTGATGGAGGAGATCGGCCGCAATCTGACGCCGTCGCCGTTTCTGTCGACCGCGGTGCTCGCGGCCTCGGCGCTCGCCCGCGGCGGTTCTGACGCGCAGAAGAAGGCTTACTTGCCGAAGATCGCCGACGGCTCGCTGATCGCGGCGCTGGCGGTCGACGAAGGCGCCAAGCATCGGCCGACGAAGATCGCCCTGCAGGCGACCCGCGCCGGCAACGGCTTCAAACTGAAGGGTGCCAAGGCGCTGGTGGTCGATGGCCACGTCGCCGATCTGTTGATCGTCGCTGCGCGCAGCGCTGGCAATCCGGGCGATGTCGATGGGCTGACGCTGTTCCTGGTCGATCCCAAGGCGAAGGGCGTCTCGATCGAGCGCACCGTGATGGTCGATGCCCACAATGCGGCGCGGATCAGCTTGGATAATGTCGAGGTCGATACCGATCATGTGCTCGGCGAGGTCGATCGCGGCGGCGCGCTGCTCGAAGGCGTGCTGAACGTGGGCCGCGCCGCGGTCGCGGCCGAAATGCTCGGCGTCGCCGACGAGGCGTTCGGCCGCACCGTCGCCTACCTGAAAGAGCGCAAGCAGTTCGGCAAATTGATCGGCGAATTCCAGGCGCTGCAGCACCGCGCCGCGCATCTCTACACCGAGATCGAGATCGTCCGCGCCGCCGTGCTGAAGGCGCTGCAGGCGATCGACACCGATCCGGAGAATGCCGGTTTCGCCGTCTCGGTCGCCAAGGCCAAGGCGGGCACGGTGGCGACGCTCGCGGTGCAGGAGGGCGTGCAGATGCACGGCGGCATGGGCATGACCGACCAGTTCGACGTCGGCCTGTTCATGAAGCGCGCGCGTGTGCTGCAGGAGCTGTTCGGCGACGCGAATTACCACGCCGAGGCGCTGGCGGCGTGGAAGAAGTATTGA